One genomic region from Thioalbus denitrificans encodes:
- a CDS encoding DUF4398 domain-containing protein has product MARRLLLAGLVLLWFGPLACTTVPVQELSDARQSIDAARSAGAALHAPGLLDEAVRMLQRATQELQAGANEAARRDALAANELARRARESVSGEAEPAQ; this is encoded by the coding sequence ATGGCGCGGCGACTACTCCTGGCTGGTCTGGTACTGCTCTGGTTCGGCCCGCTGGCCTGTACCACGGTACCGGTACAGGAACTCAGCGATGCCCGGCAGTCCATAGACGCGGCCCGTTCCGCTGGAGCCGCATTACATGCCCCCGGTCTCCTGGACGAAGCGGTGCGTATGCTGCAGCGAGCTACCCAGGAGCTCCAGGCGGGCGCCAACGAGGCGGCGCGTCGCGACGCCCTGGCCGCCAACGAACTGGCCCGTCGCGCCCGCGAGAGTGTCAGCGGAGAGGCTGAACCGGCACAGTGA
- a CDS encoding thioredoxin family protein — MKRLSLLLPLLLCLGLGGTAQAAAPRDPATHFFDQTLGDFSEELETARAAGKKGIFLFFESADCPFCHRMKTTVLNQPEVQDAFKTHFLAFSVDTEGDVEITDFQGRTMSQKDFSFKVNDVRATPVMAFYDLEGRQVVRYTGATRDKNEFLLLSDYVAQEKYKEMRFTRYKREQRAAQNP, encoded by the coding sequence ATGAAACGACTGAGTCTGCTGCTCCCCCTGCTGCTCTGCCTGGGGCTCGGCGGGACCGCTCAGGCCGCCGCCCCGCGCGATCCGGCGACGCACTTCTTCGATCAGACCCTCGGCGACTTCTCCGAAGAGCTGGAGACCGCGCGGGCGGCCGGCAAGAAGGGCATCTTCCTCTTCTTCGAGTCCGCGGACTGCCCCTTCTGCCACCGGATGAAGACCACCGTGCTGAACCAGCCGGAGGTGCAGGATGCCTTCAAGACCCATTTCCTCGCCTTCAGCGTGGATACCGAGGGCGATGTGGAGATCACGGATTTCCAGGGCCGGACCATGAGCCAGAAGGACTTCTCCTTCAAGGTCAACGATGTCCGCGCCACTCCGGTCATGGCCTTCTACGACCTCGAAGGGCGCCAGGTGGTGAGGTACACCGGGGCCACCCGGGACAAGAACGAGTTCCTGTTGCTGTCCGACTACGTGGCGCAGGAGAAGTACAAAGAGATGCGCTTCACCCGCTACAAGCGGGAGCAGCGTGCCGCGCAGAATCCGTGA